The following coding sequences are from one Diprion similis isolate iyDipSimi1 chromosome 9, iyDipSimi1.1, whole genome shotgun sequence window:
- the LOC124410456 gene encoding protein lingerer-like isoform X4: protein MSSSNKSSVPSGGRGANKNKSSQQHSKSDHHHSKSTDTAKHDKAQPNTDQMRHAQIIDTRMAGGEDPTLKERIKQVMDMTRRSEDEVVLALHDCDGDLDRAVNNLLEGVTQEWEVKKKKTRQPGGSKQNADQSGGQDDGGDWEERRNQRGGGPPRLRGRGANHDNRGWRGRENKENERNMEDSSREGGYSGNRRGRGAPGRSGRGGRGGGRGLGPRTFANRGDNGSGAPGHSFSRPIDTWTGSEEQQQTVQEPKMDAWNNLEPTEDWDNEEYTGSLADTKVFTPSGGLPEPTPGAEDPKHQEVQPLQSAQTVKLSPLQQDELPKLSDTSMQQHQQQLQQQQQSMVSQQQQQTQSMLNMPTMQLPQQPHVSTGGVLTAAQSQYFTQLTQQTSENLKAANQGAFSSTMNNQPQRQPKQRPRVPPPSKIPSSAVEMPGDAVNSGIGFLDVQFGALEFGTDAGSLDGSATEKYSAANSATPGIDVTPLTNVTNPTNASNTLDIETSQTNTNQYNATSQMVSPGNTPGYGTTAAYQSQKTAYQPSNATPNSYNAYSTSTQSTQSSFPAQSASNSSSYSATAAVTQVSGYNTSSSYSQNNASTFNQTSPAAVASAASTYSQNTTNQVFQPASGYVPATTSQYQPQSVATNTAANSNSGYQATGYQGSSSFQSTPQAYQNSGANFTSPITQASSGYQSATQSVYASAYSSYGSQPQTGTHNHKLNSGTNKDSQYDGSATTSSNSLATTSAPALGLPTTANSSQAKATSSNAVPKSTSSGVVTGSGSGAGSMTGGSAAGSMAPILSHQYIMGQGVPYAAFQQPMYSYEDLQLMQQRIPHMSTTGYYDAALGYQTTGPATSLGGGRGDALTGVQGVQGVQGVQGAYTSISDARFARNDSNASPVPSTMSQQTATQHQQPMMNPTLPPGYAYFAYGGGMMPGSFQYGTPAIYPQIAAAGNAGTNSGAYSAKPGSYGSGYGGGASYDALASAGPAGEYKGASSGYTGTQTGKTGTSTGNTNSGGSSATEISATMYGKSHVALNKVNSYDKQTFHSATPPPFGLAGSQSAALPGGYGAPHLFIPTMPHQLHQPLHQDSGSTTGQRSNASSQNKAQAKPGGYSPSYWAGGN, encoded by the exons ATGAGTTCAAGCAACAAATCGTCGGTGCCCTCCGGAGGGAGAGGCGCCAATAAGAACAAGTCATCACAGCAACACAGCAAGTCTGACCATCATCACTCCAAGTCCACAGACACAGCCAAACACGACAAAGCACAG CCTAATACGGACCAGATGCGACACGCACAAATCATTGACACTCGGATGGCTGGCGGGGAGGATCCGACACTAAAAGAGCGCATAAAGCAAGTGATGGATATGACACGCCGTTCCGAGGACGAAGTGGTGCTAGCTCTGCATGATTGTGACGGTGATTTGGATCGTGCTGTCAATAATCTGCTTGAGGGTGTCACGCAGGAATGggaagtgaaaaagaagaagacccGTCAACCGGGAGGCTCAAAGCAGAATGCTGATCAATCAGGTGGCCAGGACGACGGTGGAGATTGGGAAGAGAGACGTAACCAACGAGGCGGTGGGCCTCCACGTTTGCGAGGACGCGGAGCAAACCATGACAATCGTGGCT GGCGTGGACGAGAGAACAAAGAGAATGAACGAAACATGGAAGATAGTAGCCGTGAGGGTGGGTACAGCGGAAACAGACGCGGCAGAGGCGCACCTGGTCGGTCAGGACGTGGTGGTCGAGGAGGTGGTAGGGGTCTTGGACCCCGTACTTTTGCCAATCGAGGTGATAATGGCTCAGGTGCACCGGGGCACAGCTTTAGTCGTCCCATTGACACTTGGACTGGCAGTGAAGAACAGCAACAGACAGTTCAGGAGCCCAAGATGG ATGCTTGGAATAATCTCGAACCCACTGAGGATTGGGATAACGAAGAATATACTGGCTCTCTAGCAGACACTAAAGTTTTTACTCCGAGTGGCGGTTTGCCTGAACCTACACCTGGCGCAGAAGATCCAAAGCACCAAGAAGTTCAACCCCTACAGTCGGCTCAAACTGTTAAACTATCTCCATTGCAACAAGAT GAACTGCCCAAGTTGTCAGATACTTCCATGCAGCAACATCAACAGCAgttacagcagcagcaacaatcCATGGTCTctcagcaacagcagcagacACAGTCGATGTTGAATATGCCAACGATGCAATTACCTCAACAACCTCACGTCTCGACCGGAGGAGTTCTTACAGCTGCCCAGAGTCAGTATTTCACTCAGCTTACTCAACAAACGAGTGAAAACTTGAAGGCAGCCAATCAAGGCGCGTTCTCGTCAACGATGAACAATCAG CCCCAGAGGCAACCAAAGCAGCGACCTCGAGTACCCCCTCCTTCAAAGATCCCGTCAAGCGCGGTTGAAATGCCTGGCGATGCTGTGAACAGTGGTATTGGATTTCTCGACGTTCAGTTTGGAGCATTGGAATTTGGCACTGATGCCGGATCTTTGGATGGCTCTGCGACCGAGAAATACAGTGCGGCAAATTCAGCTACACCTGGGATAGACGTTACTCCATTGACAAATGTCACCAATCCTACAAACGCTTCAAACACTCTGGATATTGAGACCAGCCAGACAAATACTAATCAGTATAACGCTACATCGCAAATG GTATCTCCAGGGAACACACCTGGATATGGAACAACTGCCGCCTATCAATCACAGAAGACAGCTTATCAGCCATCCAATGCGACACCAAACAGCTACAATGCATACTCAACTAGTACGCAATCGACCCAATCATCATTCCCTGCACAATCTGCTAGTAACAGTAGCAGTTACTCAGCTACCGCAGCAGTCACCCAGGTCTCTGGTTACAACACGTCATCCTCTTATTCCCAAAATAATGCCTCCACTTTCAATCAAACTTCCCCAGCTGCTGTCGCGTCTGCAGCATCAACCTATAGCCAAAATACGACTAATCAG GTATTTCAGCCAGCAAGTGGTTATGTACCTGCAACAACGTCTCAGTATCAGCCGCAATCTGTAGCCACTAATACTGCGGCTAACAGCAACTCGGGTTACCAAGCAACTGGTTATCAAGGCTCCTCTTCATTCCAATCTACCCCACAGGCTTATCAGAATTCTGGAGCTAACTTTACTTCACCAATTACTCAAGCGTCTAGCGGCTATCAAAGTGCAACGCAATCG GTTTACGCCAGTGCGTATAGCAGTTATGGTAGCCAACCACAGACTGGGACTCACAATCACAAACTCAATAGTGGTACAAATAAGGATTCGCAATACGATGGCAGTGCGACAACGTCCAGTAATTCACTTGCCACGACAAGTGCGCCAGCTTTGGGTCTTCCGACTACAGCAAATAGTTCGCAAGCAAAAGCAACCAGTTCAAACG CTGTACCAAAGAGCACGTCGAGTGGAGTCGTGACTGGCAGTGGCAGTGGGGCTGGCAGTATGACAGGTGGTAGTGCTGCTGGAAGCATGGCACCAATTCTCAGTCATCAGTATATCATGGGACAAGGTGTTCCGTATGCAGCGTTCCAACAGCCAATGTACAGCTACGAAGATTTGCAGCTGATGCAGCAGAGAATACCACATATG TCCACTACTGGTTACTATGACGCGGCTCTGGGCTATCAGACGACTGGCCCAGCAACGAGTCTCGGAGGAGGACGCGGGGATGCGTTGACCGGCGTCCAAGGAGTTCAGGGTGTTCAGGGTGTACAAGGGGCCTATACCAGTATTAGCGATGCCAGGTTTGCTAGAAATGATAGCAACGCGTCGCCAGTTCCCTCAACTATGTCTCAACAG ACTGCTACGCAGCATCAGCAACCGATGATGAACCCAACGTTACCACCTGGATACGCATATTTTGCATATGGTGGTGGTATGATGCCTGGAAGTTTTCAGTATGGAACGCCAGCCATTTACCCA CAGATTGCTGCAGCTGGAAATGCAGGCACCAATAGCGGCGCATATAGTGCAAAACCAGGTAGTTACGGTTCTGGTTACGGTGGTGGTGCTAGTTATGATGCATTGGCAAGCGCTGGACCAGCTGGCGAGTATAAAGGTGCCAGCAGCGGTTACACAGGTACACAAACTGGCAAGACTGGGACATCCACTGGAAATACCAACTCCGGAGGATCTTCCGCCACTGAGATCAGTGCAACGATGTATGGGAAGAGTCACGTCGCACTGAACAAGGTCAAT TCATACGATAAACAGACGTTCCATTCGGCCACTCCCCCTCCATTTGGGTTAGCTGGAAGTCAGAGTGCTGCTTTACCAGGTGGTTACGGAGCCCCGCATTTGTTTATTCCCACAATGCCGCATCAGCTGCATCAGCCCTTACATCAAGATAGCGGCAGCACCACGGGACAGCGTTCAAATGCAAGTTCCCAGAACAAGGCTCAAGCTAAACCAGGAGGTTACAGTCCAAGCTACTGGGCTGGTGGTAACTAA